The following coding sequences lie in one Musa acuminata AAA Group cultivar baxijiao chromosome BXJ1-8, Cavendish_Baxijiao_AAA, whole genome shotgun sequence genomic window:
- the LOC103995910 gene encoding uncharacterized protein LOC103995910, which produces MASEQIIRGIYGQYMGYDGDDDEPRAAATPAVYFAGDVREFSSCNASRRTSRLSLESEGDDADAEASEEEDVPKGGGGGALLEGSDKDSSLGVGVASMPGTPARGPAGGSDWLKEYASETEARGGGGGGGVRRRRHHRRQRWLERAWQMKKSHAEDGPEAASGECRLVVRPRCGSGRMCMDMEEVRACRDLGLDLPADWTVEIPGTFSDLTADTSSGGNSPIHWRISSPGDDPRDVKAKLKVWAQAVALTSASRLNG; this is translated from the exons ATGGCATCTGAACAGATCATTCGTGGAATCTACGGACAGTACATGGGCTACGATGGCGACGACGACGAGCCGCGCGCTGCTGCGACGCCTGCTGTCTATTTCGCTGGTGACGTCCGCGAGTTCAGCTCCTGCAACGCGAGCCGGAGGACGTCACGCCTCTCGCTCGAGTCCGAAGGGGATGACGCTGATGCTGAGGCGTCGGAGGAGGAGGACGTGCCGAAAGGCGGGGGAGGGGGCGCGCTTCTGGAGGGGTCGGACAAGGATTCGTCGTTGGGCGTGGGGGTGGCGTCGATGCCCGGCACGCCCGCCCGAGGTCCGGCGGGCGGATCGGACTGGCTCAAGGAGTACGCGAGCGAGACGGAGGCCCGCGGTGGCGGTGGAGGTGGAGGCGTGCGACGGCGGCGGCACCACCGTCGGCAGCGGTGGCTGGAGCGGGCGTGGCAGATGAAGAAGAGCCATGCGGAGGACGGGCCGGAGGCGGCGTCGGGGGAGTGCCGGCTGGTGGTCCGGCCCCGGTGTGGGTCCGGGCGGATGTGCATGGACATGGAGGAGGTCAGAGCGTGCCGGGACCTCGGCCTGGACCTGCCGGCGGATTGGACGGTCGAGATCCCGGGGACGTTCTCCGATCTGACGGCCGACACCAGCAGCGGCGGCAACTCCCCCATCCACTGGAGGATCTCCAGCCCAG GTGATGACCCCAGGGATGTGAAGGCGAAGCTGAAGGTGTGGGCGCAAGCAGTGGCGCTCACATCTGCCTCTCGTCTCAATGGCTGA